The Apium graveolens cultivar Ventura chromosome 6, ASM990537v1, whole genome shotgun sequence genome contains a region encoding:
- the LOC141667744 gene encoding putative pectate lyase 16, protein MQAKDPVDYKPETVPDISIPKNKPMNIIDSCWRFNQNWASNRQALADCAIGFGKSALGGKNGKIYVVDDSSDDAVDPKPGTLRYGVIQPEPLWIIFEEDMTIKLENELIVNSYKTIDGRGAKVEIAGGPCITLDGVNNVIIHGISIHDCKPGKAGLVRSTTEHLGHRLGCDGDGISIFASSNVWVDHCSLARCSDGLIDVTHASTAVTLSNNYLTEHDKVMLLGHRDDFTADKDMKVTVVFNSFGPALVQRMPRVRNGYAHVANNRYDQWIMYAIGGSADPTILSEGNFFLAPNDRSNKEVTKRETEEGPDYWKSWKWRSSKDVFVNGAYFNPSGWGSCAPSYTRPQSFTVAPGSLVPVLTADAGVLDCSTSKACK, encoded by the exons ATGCAAGCAAAAGATCCAGTAGATTACAAACCGGAAACTGTACCCGACATTTCTATTCCGAAAAACAAACCAATGAACATCATAGATTCTTGTTGGAGATTCAATCAGAACTGGGCATCAAATCGCCAAGCCTTGGCTGATTGTGCCATAGGCTTTGGGAAGTCTGCATTAGGAGGCAAGAATGGAAAAATATACGTTGTCGATGACTCGTCTGACGACGCGGTTGATCCAAAACCCGGTACACTTCGATATGGAGTGATCCAACCAGAACCGCTCTGGATCATTTTTGAGGAGGACATGACGATTAAACTTGAAAATGAACTTATTGTTAATAGTTACAAGACTATAGACGGGAGGGGAGCGAAAGTTGAGATTGCGGGCGGACCTTGCATTACTTTGGATGGAGTGAATAATGTGATTATTCATGGGATTAGTATTCATGATTGTAAGCCAGGGAAGGCTGGGCTTGTTCGAAGCACGACGGAACATCTTGGACATAGGCTAGGTTGTGATGGAGATGGGATTAGTATATTTGCATCATCGAATGTTTGGGTTGATCATTGCTCATTAGCCCGGTGCAGTGATGGCCTTATTGATGTTACTCATGCTTCTACTGCTGTTACTTTGTCTAACAACTACTTGACTGAGCATGACAAA GTGATGTTGCTTGGACACAGAGATGACTTCACAGCAGATAAAGACATGAAAGTCACTGTTGTGTTTAACAGTTTTGGCCCTGCTCTAGTTCAAAGGATGCCACG GGTAAGAAATGGGTACGCCCATGTTGCAAACAATAGGTATGACCAATGGATAATGTATGCAATAGGAGGGAGTGCCGATCCAACTATTTTAAGTGAAGGAAACTTCTTTTTAGCTCCAAATGATCGTTCCAACAAAGAG GTTACCAAAAGAGAGACCGAGGAGGGTCCGGATTATTGGAAAAGTTGGAAATGGAGATCTTCCAAGGATGTATTTGTAAATGGTGCTTATTTTAATCCATCAGGATGGGGAAGCTGTGCCCCATCTTATACCAGACCCCAGTCATTTACTGTAGCTCCAGGATCTTTGGTTCCTGTTTTAACCGCTGATGCTGGTGTTCTTGATTGTTCCACTAGTAAAGCCTGCAAATAG